A stretch of Tenrec ecaudatus isolate mTenEca1 chromosome 2, mTenEca1.hap1, whole genome shotgun sequence DNA encodes these proteins:
- the LOC142441158 gene encoding immunity-related GTPase family M protein 1-like, producing the protein MAECPLSPQDLSSASSGLLETGETSIEKDLMDGNLLNVIAKAKKTWKTVTNNDTLNIAVTGASGNGLSTFINALRNVGHEEETSAPTGVVRTTFTRASYSSSCFPNVMLWDLPGMGNSSKSLESYMEEMHFSQYDFVVIIASEQFSMNHVVLAKTIQELGKKLYIVWNKLDMALSKDVLSKEEVVKMIREYILEALWKEQVHEPPIFLVSSFDPSLHDFPELKQTLKKDLLLIRYQDDFKKLWDNCQAIINDKKALLQKKVDTLSFQDIDGIEDPDNSEACLKVYKLLFGVDDESLHHVAQTFQSNVQHYTANMKSQDLQTLSNVDWLIYCMNFNTTSYLSTIFSYIPLLGSPVANYIRRMKHSYFLEEVAKDTKTILRKILIDSIM; encoded by the coding sequence ATGGCAGAGTGCCCACTGTCCCCTCAGGACCTGTCCTCTGCATCCTCTGGGTTACTGGAGACAGGGGAGACAAGTATTGAGAAGGACTTGATGGATGGTAATCTCCTGAATGTGATTGCTAAAGCCAAGAAGACTTGGAAGACTGTGACCAATAACGACACATTGAACATTGCTGTGACGGGTGCCTCCGGCAACGGCCTGTCTACCTTCATCAATGCACTCCGCAATGTTGGGCATGAGGAGGAGACCTCGGCTCCAACCGGGGTAGTGAGAACCACCTTCACACGTGCTTCCTATTCATCCTCCTGTTTTCCGAATGTCATGCTGTGGGATCTGCCTGGCATGGGTAATTCTTCAAAGAGCCTGGAGAGCTACATGGAGGAAATGCATTTCAGCCAATATGACTTCGTTGTTATCATTGCGTCTGAGCAGTTCAGCATGAATCATGTGGTGCTTGCCAAAACCATCCAGGAGTTAGGAAAGAAGTTATACATTGTCTGGAACAAACTGGACATGGCCCTTAGCAAAGATGTACTCAGCAAGGAGGAGGTCGTGAAGATGATCCGAGAGTATATCCTTGAAGCTCTCTGGAAGGAGCAGGTGCATGAGCCCCCCATCTTCCTGGTCTCCAGCTTTGACCCGTCACTGCATGACTTCCCAGAACTCAAGCAAACCTTGAAAAAGGACCTCCTCCTCATCAGGTACCAGGATGACTTCAAGAAACTGTGGGACAACTGTCAGGCAATCATTAATGACAAGAAGGCTTTGCTGCAGAAGAAGGTCGACACACTGTCTTTCCAGGACATTGATGGCATTGAGGATCCCGACAATTCCGAAGCGTGTCTGAAAGTGTACAAATTGCTCTTTGGTGTGGATGATGAATCTCTCCATCATGTGGCACAGACATTTCAGTCTAATGTCCAGCATTACACAGCAAACATGAAATCCCAGGACCTGCAGACTCTCAGCAATGTGGACTGGCTGATTTATTGTATGAATTTTAATACAACTTCTTACTTATCTACTATTTTTAGCTATATACCCCTCCTAGGTAGTCCTGTTGCCAACTACATCAGACGGATGAAGCACAGCTATTTCCTTGAGGAAGTTGCGAAGGACACCAAGACTATCTTGAGGAAAATCCTTATAGATTCCATCATGTGA